The DNA window AGTTTGTAGATAAAATAAAGTACAACAGCAGCAAAAACCAGCCCCGCCAGATTGAACGGACTTGAGAAATTGCGGTTGATATAAAAGCCTTCTACAAAAGTAGTTTCTTTTTGCTCAAGCATTGCCCGCAATCCTAAATAAGGAACTAGAAAAGCAATAACCAGTGGTATTATTTTCCAGATAGTCTGCCAATTACCTTTTTTCAAATCCTCTATATTAAGAAATACGGCAGCAAAAAAGGCAATATTAATACAAGCTGTTTCTCGAACAAATGTAGATATCACAACAAGACCTGTTAAAAGATAAAAGTATATATTGTTTTGGGTATGTAAATATTTCAAGGTTAAAAAAACTCCTGTGAGATAACAAAAAAGAGCAATAGTATCGCAATTTGTAGGAGCATATTGGGTGATTACAATAAAAAATATTGATAAAAGGTGAACGATCCTTCTTGCGTTAACGGATAAAAGCACCTCCAGTGATTTGAGTTTAAAAATAGCATTCAAAACCACAGAACATAAAATGAAGAAGACACTATTCATCAGAAAAAGTCCATGATAAAATGGGGTTCCGTTCTTGGATAGAAAATCTTTAAAAAAAGAAAAACGACCATTGATAAGGATTTCCATGAGACCTGTCATCTGAACACTCAGGTAATTGGGAATCACTCTGTAAGCATATACGGAGGTAAATAAAAAATCCGGCGTTTTTTCTGATGTTTTTAATCTTGTGTAGGAAGATTCAAAGCCGTAATAGGACATCGCAAACAACAGAAGCGGAAGTACTACAACAAATAGAAATCCGTTTATTTTTTCATCATTTCTTTTCAACATATCTAAAACAGATTCTTATTTTTTAATAATAATTGTGGTTTAAAATACATTTTATCAAAAGGGAACTTTTGCAAAAGTAGAATATTTTTTCATTCTGCCTAGAATATTTTATTGATTTTCAGCGAAAACTTATTTGAACTAATTCTTAAAAATTTAAATTTGCAGACTTGATTTAACCATGTAATGCATCGATTTTTTATATTTCTCTATTATCTGATTTCCAAAAACAAAATCATCTCTGTATTAACAGCGCTGGGGATTGCGGTTTTGTGCATATTTTTTGCTTCAAAAATCAATTTTGAAGAAGACATCAATCAGATCATTCCTAAAAATGAAAAGTCTGATCTTACGGCCAAAGTTCTTAAACAATTAAACTTTTCGGACAAGATCATTGTTATTATAGAAAAGAAATCCCGCGAAGACAGCTTCCAGCTTTCGGAAACAGCAGATACATTTTTACAAAAGATTGAGCCTTTGCAGCAATATATCGGTTCGGTTCAGGGTAAGGTAAATGATCATGAAATCTCAGAAACATTTGATTTTGTAAGCCAGAATTTACCGCTGTTTTTAAATGAAAATGATTACAAGGAAATTGCTCGTAAGCTCGATAAAGACAGCATTGCCAAACAAGTTGAAAACAACTACATATCATTGGTTTCCCCTACGAGTCTTGTGACCAAAGAATTCATCAAAAAAGATCCACTCGGACTTACTTTTTTAGGAATTAAAAAACTCAACGCACTCAACATCAGCAAAGATTTCAAGCTTGAAGACAGCTATATTGTCACCAAAGACGGAAAAAATCTTTTACTTTTTATTGATCCTAAAAATAAAAGCAACGATACGAAAGCTAATGAAGCCTTTGTAGATCGGCTGAACACGATACAAAGTGATATCAATAAACAGTTTAAAGGGAAAACAGAAATCAGTTATTTCGGTTCTCCTGTCATTGCTGTTGCGAATGCCAAGCAGATCAAAAAAGACATCCAGAATACGGTTGTAATTTCCCTCACAGTGCTGTTGATTTTGTTGATTTATTATTTCAGAAATCTCTTTACCCCGATCATTGTTTTTCTTCCGACCGTATTTTCTGTTTTGCTGGCTCTATTGATTTTGTATTTCATAAAGGATAAAATCTCGGCAATTTCATTAAGTGTAGGCGCCATTCTTATAGGAATTACCATAGATTATGCCCTGCATATTCTTACCCATTACAAGCACAATAATAATATTGAAGAGCTTTATAAAGAAATAACCCAACCTATTGTACTTAGTAGTGCAACTACTGCGGTTTCATTTTTATGTCTGGTCTTCGTACGTTCTGAAGCTTTAAAAGATTTAGGACTTTTCGCTGCTATTACAGTTATTTTATCGTCAATCACTGCATTAATCATTGTTCCGCAGCTTTATCATCCTAAAGAAAAAGAAGGTAAAACCAACACCAATTTCATCGATCGGATCGGATCCTATCCGTATGAGAAAAATAAACCGTTAATCATCGGGTGTACTGTCATTATCATTGCCTGCTTATTCGGATTCAGGCATGTGGGTTTTAATCAGGACATCGGAGATCTGAATTATATTCCTAAAGAACTTAAAATAAGTGAAGCCAAGCTACAGAAACTCTCTGATATCACTTCCAAATCGATCTACACCATATCTTATGGAAATTCCGAAGAAGAAGCATTGGCCAGAAACTCACAATTAAGCACCTTTTTAGAAAAAGAGAAGAAAGAAGGTAAAATCTTAAGTTATAATTCGATTGGAAATGTTGTTCTTTCTGAAAGTGACCAGCAAAAGAAAATTAAAGCTTGGGACAGCTTTTGGGATAACAATAAAAAAAACCAGACCATTTCCCAATTGGTAAGCAACGGAAACAAATTTGGATTCAATAGTTCAGCATTTGATAATTTCCAGAAGGTATTAAATAAGAACTATTCTACCTTAGCACTTAAAGATTATGAAAAGGTAAAAGCACTGCAAATCTCAGAATTCCTGAGTAATGAGAACGGCTTTTACACCGTTTCCAATGTGGTAAAAGTTAACGAAAATAAAAGGGATGCTTTCATTAAAGATATTGAAAAGAAACACGATGCTCTGGCCATTGACCGGCAGCAGATGAACGAAAACTTTCTCGGCCTTTTGAAAAGAGACTTCAATACGCTGATTAATTACTCTCTTCTGGCCATTGTTTTGACCATTATTGTTTTCTTCAGAAACTTTGAATTAACGGTTCTTACCATGTTTCCGATTGTTTTAACCGGAGTGGTCACTGCAGGGTTGCTTTATTTTTTAGGATTAGAATTAAATATCTTCAGTACTGTGGTGTGTACATTGGTTTTTGGTGTTGGCGATGACTTCAGTATTTTCCTGACACAGGCTATGCAAAAGGAACATACCAGAGGGAAAAATGAATTACCAACCTACAGAACATCTATTATACTGGCGGTTTTCACCACGATACTTTCTATCGGATCGCTGATCTTTGCCAAACATCCGGCTTTGCATTCTTTAGCTTTGGTTGCTTTGATCGGAATGTTTTCTGTGATCATCATTACTTCTACCCTCTACCCTTTCTGGTTCAGACTACTAATTACAAACAGAGCAAAAAAAGGACTTTCTCCGATTACATTCAGATTGTTTTTAAATTCTGTTATTTCATTTTTATATTATGGATTGGGTGGATTGATATTCTCCGTTTTTGGCAGCTTCTTTGTAAGAAACTCCAAGGGTAAAACGTTAGATTTTATTAAACTTATTTTAGCTAAATTTTTAACATCGGTATTGTACTCAAATCCTTTTGTAAAGAAAAGAGTCATCAAAAACACTTCCGAAGATTTCAGCAAACCGGCCGTTATCATTGCCAATCACACCTCCTTCCTGGATACACTGGCCATTGCAATGGCGACTCACAAAATTATTTATCTGGTCAACGATTGGGTATACGATTCCCTTGTTTTCGGAAAACTGGTAAAAGCATTAGGTTTTTACCCGGTTTCACAAGGTATAGAAAATGGAATGGACAAACTGAAAGAGAAAATTGAACAAGGATATTCTCTTGTGGTTTTCCCTGAAGCCGAACGGTCTTATAGCAATGATGTCAAAAGATTTCATAAAGGAGCTTTTTACCTTGCAGAACAATTTGATCTGGATATTCTCCCACTCTATATTCATGGGAATTCAGAAGTACTTCCTAAAGGAGATTTTATAATATATGACGGTAGCATTACCGTAAAAGTTGGGGATAGAATCCTTAAAGACAACCTTAGTTTTGGCAAAAACTATTCGGAAAGAACAAAGAAAATCAATGCTTACTACAGAGACGAATTTGCAAAATTGAGAGCAGAGATTGAAGATGAAAATTATTTTAAAAAACAATTATTCTTAAGCTATTTATACAAAGACAGCGATGTGGTAAAAGAAGTAAAGAAAGATTTTAACACAAATAAATCGGTTTACTTTGAGCTGAACAAACATATTCCGAATGATGCCAACATTCTTCATCTTGCCAATGACTTTGGACAAAAAGATGCATTATTAACATTATATCAAGCCAGCCGAAGAATTTTCTCCCTTATCAAAAATGACGAAAAAAGAGAAACCGCTGCACACAGTTATCTTGCTAAAAAAAGAAAGCTACATTATATAAAGGATATCTCCGAAGTCAATAAAAACATAGACGTTCTCTTGATTTCAGACGATCATTTTAACCCCAATGATATGGCTATTTTACCTGAAACCATCATTTTTGTAAATATAAATGGCCCGGAGTTTGAAAGTGAAAATTATACATTAAAATTTAGTTCTGACTCATTAAAAGTATTTAAAACTAAATAATAAATATGAAAAACATATTTTTGTAAACGCTAAAGAGATCCCATGAAAAAAAACATACTTGTCATATATTATTCTCAAACCGGCCAGCTGGAAGATATTGTGAGAAATATAGCCAAGCCTTTTGAGGCCCAAAAGGAAGAATATGATGTTACCTATTATAATATTAAGCTAAAGGAAGATTTCCCTTTTCCGTGGCCGGGTGATGTTTTTTTCAATACTTTCCCTGAATCTTATCTGCAGATCCCAAAGGAAATGCTACCCCCATCTGAGGAAGTACTCAGCAAAAAATACGACCTCATCCTGTTTGGATATCAGGTATGGTACCTTACGCCTTCTATTCCTATTATTTCATTCCTTAAAAGCAGTTATGCGGAGAACATTCTTAAAGACACTCCCGTTGTGACGATTTCTGGAACAAGAAATATGTGGATGCTTTCTCAGGAGAAGTTAAAAGTATATTTAAGAGATTTAAAAGCAAAACTTGTTGGAAATATCGCCCTGGTAGACCGACATGATAATTATACCAGTGTCCTTACTATTCTCCGCTGGCTGACGACCGGCCAGAAAGAAAAGTCGGGTATACTTCCTGCAGCCGGTATTTCCGATGAAGAAATTGCCGGATCTGTAAAATATGGTGAAATCATTGAAAGGCATTTTAAAAACAACGATTTCAACAGCCTTCAACCTGATCTTGTAAAAAATGGAGCCATTGAAATACGTCCGTTTTTGGTACGGGTTGAAAAGGTTGGAAATAAAATTTTCACCGTCTGGTCTAATCTGATTATAAAGAAAAAAGAGAAGCGCCCATTGCTAATAAAATTCTTTAAGGTATATTTGATGGCAGCGATATGGATTATCTCACCTGTCGTTTTGGTTTTACACCTTCTCACAACCCCTATATTTTGGTTTAAAAGACAAAAGCAAAAAAGATATTTACAAGGAATTAATTTAAAATAGAATGTACGACGTATTTATAACAAAAGCATCAAAATACTTACCCAATGAGCCGGTAGCGAATGATGAAATGGAGACTTATCTTGGGCTTATCAATGATGCGCCTTCTAAAGCCAGATCACTGATTCTGAGAAATAATAAAATTACGACAAGATATTACGCTTTAGATAAAGAAGGAAATCCTACGCACTCCAATGCGCAGCTTACAGCAAAAGCAATAGAAGGACTTTTTGATGAAAATTTCAAAAAGGAGGATATGAAATTATTATCAGTAGGAACTACTTCCCCGGACCAGATTCAGCCGTCTCATGCATCTATGGTTCATGGTGAGCTGAATATCGGAAAATCTATTGAAATTAATACGGCAACAGGTCTCTGTAACTCCGGAATGAATGCATTGAACTATGGATTCCTTTCAGTGAGAGCCGGTGTACAGGAAAGTGCAGTTTGTGCAGGTTCTGAAAGAATGTCTGCGTGGATGACTGCCGACAAATTCAATCACGAAGCTGAAAATTTAAAATTACTGGAAGAAAGACCTATTATCGCTTTCAAAAGAGAATTCCTTAGATGGATGCTTTCTGACGGAGCGGGTGCTTTCTTATTACAAAATAAACCGAGAGAAAACCAGATCTCTTTAAAAATAGAATTTATTGATTTCTATTCTTACGCTCATGAAATCGAAGCTTGTATGTATGCCGGATGCGACAAACAGGAAGACGGAAGCCTTAAATCATGGGCAGATTATCCGTCTGATGACTGGTTGAAGCAATCTATTTTTGCCATCAAACAGGACACTAAGATTCTTGACAAATATATTCTGGTAAAAGGAGCCGAAAGCTTACGATCTTCTTTTGACAAACACAATCTGGATCCTGAAAAAATCGATCATGTATTGGCGCACATCTCCTCTGGTTACTTTAAAGAGGGATTGAAAGAAGAATTCGCTAAAAAAGGAATGGATTTCCCTTGGGAAAAATGGTTCTATAACCTTTCTGATGTTGGAAATATTGGTGCCGGATCAATATTTATCGCATTGGAAGAACTAATGAATTCAGGAAAATTGAAAAAAGGAGAAAAAGTACTTCTTTGTGTTCCTGAGAGTGGAAGATTCGCGTATTCTTGTTCTTTATTAACAGTTTGCTAATGGAAAACAAACTGCCATCATCTGATCAAGATTTTGTAGAAAGCCTTATTCCACAACGCGCTCCGTTTGTAATGGTACATGAATTGTCGGAATACTCTGAAAACCACCTTATTTCAGGATTTAAGATAAAGGAAGATAACCTGTTTGTTCAGGACGGATACTTTCAGGCTTCCGGTCTCATCGAACATCAAGCACAAAGCGTAGCATTGCACACAGGATATAAATATTACCTGCTGGGAAAAGATGCACCAACCGGATACATCGGAGCCATCAAATCCTTTGAAGCAGAAACCCTTCCTAAAGCCGGAGATCAGCTGAAATCTGAGGTAACCATCCTCAACGAAGTAATGGGAGTAACGCTGGTAGATATTATTACCAGGCTGAATGGTGAAGTGATTGCAAAATCACAAATGAAAACCGCTGTAAAATAACTGAAAATGGAAATTAAGGAAGACAATATCATCAATATACACAACTTTTTACCTCATCGTGAGCCCATGCTCATGGCAGATTATATTCTGGAGCTAACCAAGGAAAAAGTGATGACTTCCTTTGAAATAAAAAAAGATAACATCTTTGTTCATCATGATGAATTTGCAGAATCTGGATTAATTGAAAACCTGGCTCAAACCTGCTCCTCAATCCTTGGACAAAGCTTCTTTGAAAACCCTGAAGCAGATACTAAAGTGATAGGCTTTATCACCAATATCAAAAAAATTGAAATTTTTGCCCTTCCCAAAGTTGGCAGCACCATTATTTCAAAAGCTTCCCTCATTTCTCAGTTTGAAAATATATGCCATATCTTCTGTGAAACCTTCAACAATGATGAATTATTGATCAGAGCAGAGATTAATCTGTTTATCCAGGAGGTGAAATCGTAAGAGAAAATTATAAACTTGTAAAGCCGTACGTAATGTGCGGCTTTTTTGTTATAGCTAAAATTTATAGGGCGTTTTAAGGGTAGGTTTTGGCTAAAGCCAATTGAATTTATTTTATCCGTTGAATGGGCTAAAGCCCATTCCTATTGATATGACCACAATATTTCCCAACAAAGATATTTCAATTCCTCATCGCTGAGTGAAACGCCCTTGCGATCAAAAATACCCGTTACAATAATAATTCCTTTGCGAATTTTTGCGTTTAAACCACAATTAAATTTGTGAATATTTGTGCAATTTTATTAGTGACATTTGTGTTTAAGCTTTAAGTTTCGGCTAAAGCCAGATTGATTTTATCTTTTCTATTGAATGGGCTAAAGCCCATTCCTATTGATATGACCACAATATTTCCCAACAAAGATATTTCAATTCCCCATCGCTGAGTGAAACGCCCTTGCGATCAAAAATACCTGTTATAATAATTCCTTTGCGAAGTCTTGCGTTTAAACCCCATTAAATTTGTGAATATTTGTGCAATTTCATTAGTGACATTTGTGTTTAAAGTAGATTTATTTCACGTGAAACATTCTACAAATCCGTGGAACATTCACTATCAGACAAAACCTTTATTTAAACAAAAAAGTGGAACATTTCTGCTCCACTCTACCTATTATTAAAACTAGAATATTAGTATCCGAAGATCTCTTCAAGTGATACCTCCTGGAATTCTCCCATTTTATTGATCGATTCCATATTCAGGTTCTCTTTCTTACCAATGATGGCAGTATTGTATTGTACAGGTTTAACCTCTGTATTATAAAATCCTGTCAATTGTGGTAAACTTAACCCTTGGATTTCAGAATAAACGTCTTTTCTGATATCATAGTCAACACCTAATTTTTTCAATCCTAACTGACTAAAGAAAATATTGGTTCTGTTGATTCTGTTGGAAGCAATCTGCTTCAGTGCCGAACCTTTTGCATTTTCGAACTGTGCCGGAACTTGTGGTAATTCTACCATCAGCTCATTCATTGCATTAACGGCTAGCGGAAGCTTATTCGATTGTGTTCCGATATAGTTGGTAATGTAGTTGGCATGTCCTTTTTCTGAAGCATTAGCATAAGAAACATAGGCTGTATAAGCTAACGACTTACTTTCTCTGATCTCCTGGAAAACGATGGAAGATAACCCTCTTCCAAAATATTCATTGAAGAGATTAGCTTTTCCAAAATTACTCAGATTCACAGTGCTTCCTTTCGCTACTTTTGACATTTCCATCTGTACCATATCATAGTTGGTGAAATACACCTTCCCTGTAGTGGCAGGTTCCGCATATTCTTTAGCTTTTGACGGCTGAAGACTTGCATTGATAACAAAAGGCTTAACGGCTTTCTCCAATCCGGACTGATCCTGACCGTAAAGGAATATCTGATAAGGATACTGCCCCAAAGTTTTTATCTTTTTCATCAACTCTGCAGCATCTATACTTTCAAGACGTTGCTTAGAAACAATATCTGTCATTCTGGAGTCTTTTCCATACTTAGCATAGCTTGAAAGCGCTCCCATAATTCTAACCTTATCTTTCTTAGCGGCAGCTCTTGCTTCAAGGATTGTTTTTACCGTTTGGCTGTAAATTGCTTTATCAGCTTTCACATTGGTCATCCAGTGGTTCATCAGCTCCACTCCTTTTTTCATATTGCCCTCAAGACCGCTTAATGTAATATACATCTGGTCATTGGAAGTTCTGATGCTGTAAGAAATACCTAATTTGTAGAATTCTTCCTTCAGTTGTTCCGGAGTATATTTATCCGTTCCGAGATATTCAAAAACAGTTCCTGCAACAGACAGCTCTTTATCATTATCTGTTCCGAACGGGAATACATAGCTAACCTGTGCAATCTCGTTATATTTATTTTTCACAAAGCTTACCGTTTTGTCTTTGATCTGCGAAGTCTGAATCGCTGTTTTATAATCGATAAACTCAGGCTTGATCTCCGGTACCTTTGTATTCAAAATATCTTTAAGGAAAGGAGATTGTACTTCTCTGTTCAGTTTAATCGGAGTAATTCCTGGATTCTCTACTCGAACCAATTTATCATTCACTCCTTTTTCTTTATAAACCACTACATAGTTATCCTTAAAGAAATCATTCGCAAACTTTACAACATCAGCTTTCGTAATCTTTTCATACTGATTAATTTCATCCAGTTCCTGTTCCCAGGTTCTTCCTTTGATATAAGAATCATAAAGCTCAGTTGCCAATCCGTCTGCGGTTTCCCATCCTTTCATGCGCTGAACCTTTTTATCATTAACGATGGCTTTCAGCATCCAATCCGGGAATTGTCCTTTTTTAACAAGATCCAGTTGATCCAGCAATAACTTTTTAGCATCATCAAAGCTTTGTCCGTCTTTAGGAGTTACCACCAATCCAAAATAACCATACATTTTGAAAGGGGACTCATAAGCACTCGCTCCAAGAGTCTTTTGCTTTTGATTAATATTAAGGTCAATCAGCCCTGCATCTCCACTGTTGCTTAAAATTTCTGCAATGACATCTGCTAATCTTGCATCCTGACTTCCGTAAGAATCTGTTCTCCATGCCATCGTCATTCTTGGAGTAGACGGGCTTTTCACTGTTCTGGAAACGATTTTGGTCATCGGTTCTTCAGTAACCATCTTTTTCATCGGAAGCTCCTTATATTTGAAAGCTCCGAAATACTGATCAACTAATTTTATAGTTTTGTCAAAATCAATATCTCCCACCAGCACTACCGCCATATTATTAGGCACATAATACGTATCAAAATACTTATGGATTGCTATCATTGAAGGGCTTTTCAGGTGCTCTGAAGTCCCAATCGTAGTTTGTTGTCCGTTCGGATGTTTTGGGAAAAGAGCTTCCATTAAGGCGTAGTTTACCAAACGTCCGTCGTTGTCTTGTGCTCTGTTATATTCCTCGTATACAGCTTCCAGTTCTGTATGAAAAAGACGTAATACCAGTTCCGAAAAACGCTCCTTTTCAACTCTTAACCATTTTTCCAGTTCATTGGCCGGAATATTATTTTTGTATACCGTTTCATCCAGCCATGTATGCGCATTCGTACCTGTAGCTCCCAATGAAGAAATTGCTTTGTCATACTCATTAGCGATCGCATACTTTGATGCTTCCTGAGATACTTCGTCGATCTTTTTATACAATTCTTTTTTCTTTACAGGATCTTTTTCCGCCTTATGTTGCTCATAAAGGTCGGAGATCTGTTGCAATAAAGCTTTTTCTTTCGCCCAATCCTGAGTTCCCAGGTGTGATGTTCCCTTGAACACCATATGCTCAAGATAATGAGCCAAACCGGTATTATCACTTGGATCGTTATTCGAACCTGTTCTTACAGGAATATAAGTCTGAATTCTCGGTGCATCCTCATTCTTTGCCAGATAAACTTTCAGTCCGTTCTTCAAAGTGTACACTCTTACGCCCGCCTGGTCGTTCTTTACCGTTTCATAGGTGTACCCCTGCGCATCCGTCAGTTTTTGTGTATCGAATTTCTGTGCCATTGCGCTCAGCATACAGAAAAGCGAAACAGAAATAAAAAACTTTTTCATAGTTGTTATTTGCTAGTTATTTTTATCCAAATTTCTAAAACCATTAGTCTTATTTACAATACACTTGTTACAGTAGATGTATTACATTCCTAAAAGAATTTTGTAGATCACACAGAAGGCATACTAAATGTTTAAAGGGACACAGAAGAGCGGTTAATTAATATAAAAAAGGAGCCAAATTATAAAAATCCAGCTCCTTATTATTAGTGAGGTTTACCCTATCAGTTTAAATGCTCAGAAGCATTTGTTTTTCTGAGGAAAATAATACCATCAAAATAATCATTTAGATTACTGATCTTTTCTGTGTATATATTCTTCTCATATTTTACAGGATCCAGATAAAAGTATCCCCATAACGCTAAGGACAAATTTTGTTTAAGATTTCCATGGTTTTTACGAAGATCCAGATAAAAATTTTCATTTTTAAAACTTGAAAAATAATTTTGCCAGCTGGTTTTTAACGGAAGTGGAAGCTCATAGGCTTTATATTTGTTATCATTAGTGTCAATATTATCTAAAGTAGCGCTATAAGTACCGGTGGATGTTAATGTTGCCAATGCAAAGTATTTTTCACCAAACTGCTTTTTAAGATATCCGCCCATACCCATATCTCCAGAAAAAGGAAATCTGAAAGAGACATGCCCATTATGAGCTATAATAATAACCTTTTTGTTATTGTATAACTGATA is part of the Chryseobacterium lactis genome and encodes:
- a CDS encoding MMPL family transporter, with translation MHRFFIFLYYLISKNKIISVLTALGIAVLCIFFASKINFEEDINQIIPKNEKSDLTAKVLKQLNFSDKIIVIIEKKSREDSFQLSETADTFLQKIEPLQQYIGSVQGKVNDHEISETFDFVSQNLPLFLNENDYKEIARKLDKDSIAKQVENNYISLVSPTSLVTKEFIKKDPLGLTFLGIKKLNALNISKDFKLEDSYIVTKDGKNLLLFIDPKNKSNDTKANEAFVDRLNTIQSDINKQFKGKTEISYFGSPVIAVANAKQIKKDIQNTVVISLTVLLILLIYYFRNLFTPIIVFLPTVFSVLLALLILYFIKDKISAISLSVGAILIGITIDYALHILTHYKHNNNIEELYKEITQPIVLSSATTAVSFLCLVFVRSEALKDLGLFAAITVILSSITALIIVPQLYHPKEKEGKTNTNFIDRIGSYPYEKNKPLIIGCTVIIIACLFGFRHVGFNQDIGDLNYIPKELKISEAKLQKLSDITSKSIYTISYGNSEEEALARNSQLSTFLEKEKKEGKILSYNSIGNVVLSESDQQKKIKAWDSFWDNNKKNQTISQLVSNGNKFGFNSSAFDNFQKVLNKNYSTLALKDYEKVKALQISEFLSNENGFYTVSNVVKVNENKRDAFIKDIEKKHDALAIDRQQMNENFLGLLKRDFNTLINYSLLAIVLTIIVFFRNFELTVLTMFPIVLTGVVTAGLLYFLGLELNIFSTVVCTLVFGVGDDFSIFLTQAMQKEHTRGKNELPTYRTSIILAVFTTILSIGSLIFAKHPALHSLALVALIGMFSVIIITSTLYPFWFRLLITNRAKKGLSPITFRLFLNSVISFLYYGLGGLIFSVFGSFFVRNSKGKTLDFIKLILAKFLTSVLYSNPFVKKRVIKNTSEDFSKPAVIIANHTSFLDTLAIAMATHKIIYLVNDWVYDSLVFGKLVKALGFYPVSQGIENGMDKLKEKIEQGYSLVVFPEAERSYSNDVKRFHKGAFYLAEQFDLDILPLYIHGNSEVLPKGDFIIYDGSITVKVGDRILKDNLSFGKNYSERTKKINAYYRDEFAKLRAEIEDENYFKKQLFLSYLYKDSDVVKEVKKDFNTNKSVYFELNKHIPNDANILHLANDFGQKDALLTLYQASRRIFSLIKNDEKRETAAHSYLAKKRKLHYIKDISEVNKNIDVLLISDDHFNPNDMAILPETIIFVNINGPEFESENYTLKFSSDSLKVFKTK
- a CDS encoding beta-ketoacyl-ACP synthase III; amino-acid sequence: MYDVFITKASKYLPNEPVANDEMETYLGLINDAPSKARSLILRNNKITTRYYALDKEGNPTHSNAQLTAKAIEGLFDENFKKEDMKLLSVGTTSPDQIQPSHASMVHGELNIGKSIEINTATGLCNSGMNALNYGFLSVRAGVQESAVCAGSERMSAWMTADKFNHEAENLKLLEERPIIAFKREFLRWMLSDGAGAFLLQNKPRENQISLKIEFIDFYSYAHEIEACMYAGCDKQEDGSLKSWADYPSDDWLKQSIFAIKQDTKILDKYILVKGAESLRSSFDKHNLDPEKIDHVLAHISSGYFKEGLKEEFAKKGMDFPWEKWFYNLSDVGNIGAGSIFIALEELMNSGKLKKGEKVLLCVPESGRFAYSCSLLTVC
- a CDS encoding ABC transporter permease, whose protein sequence is MEIKEDNIINIHNFLPHREPMLMADYILELTKEKVMTSFEIKKDNIFVHHDEFAESGLIENLAQTCSSILGQSFFENPEADTKVIGFITNIKKIEIFALPKVGSTIISKASLISQFENICHIFCETFNNDELLIRAEINLFIQEVKS
- a CDS encoding M16 family metallopeptidase gives rise to the protein MKKFFISVSLFCMLSAMAQKFDTQKLTDAQGYTYETVKNDQAGVRVYTLKNGLKVYLAKNEDAPRIQTYIPVRTGSNNDPSDNTGLAHYLEHMVFKGTSHLGTQDWAKEKALLQQISDLYEQHKAEKDPVKKKELYKKIDEVSQEASKYAIANEYDKAISSLGATGTNAHTWLDETVYKNNIPANELEKWLRVEKERFSELVLRLFHTELEAVYEEYNRAQDNDGRLVNYALMEALFPKHPNGQQTTIGTSEHLKSPSMIAIHKYFDTYYVPNNMAVVLVGDIDFDKTIKLVDQYFGAFKYKELPMKKMVTEEPMTKIVSRTVKSPSTPRMTMAWRTDSYGSQDARLADVIAEILSNSGDAGLIDLNINQKQKTLGASAYESPFKMYGYFGLVVTPKDGQSFDDAKKLLLDQLDLVKKGQFPDWMLKAIVNDKKVQRMKGWETADGLATELYDSYIKGRTWEQELDEINQYEKITKADVVKFANDFFKDNYVVVYKEKGVNDKLVRVENPGITPIKLNREVQSPFLKDILNTKVPEIKPEFIDYKTAIQTSQIKDKTVSFVKNKYNEIAQVSYVFPFGTDNDKELSVAGTVFEYLGTDKYTPEQLKEEFYKLGISYSIRTSNDQMYITLSGLEGNMKKGVELMNHWMTNVKADKAIYSQTVKTILEARAAAKKDKVRIMGALSSYAKYGKDSRMTDIVSKQRLESIDAAELMKKIKTLGQYPYQIFLYGQDQSGLEKAVKPFVINASLQPSKAKEYAEPATTGKVYFTNYDMVQMEMSKVAKGSTVNLSNFGKANLFNEYFGRGLSSIVFQEIRESKSLAYTAYVSYANASEKGHANYITNYIGTQSNKLPLAVNAMNELMVELPQVPAQFENAKGSALKQIASNRINRTNIFFSQLGLKKLGVDYDIRKDVYSEIQGLSLPQLTGFYNTEVKPVQYNTAIIGKKENLNMESINKMGEFQEVSLEEIFGY